Part of the Candidatus Aminicenantes bacterium genome, ACAATGCGGGGGTGGCGTTGGAATCTCCGGCGGCAATGGAGGATGCCGCGTGGCTTGACAATTGGAACCGAACCCTACAGGTCAATCTGACCGCGGCCGCGGAGTTGTGCCGCCACAGTGTGCGCCATTTTCAGGCCACGGGTGGGGGGCGCATCATCAATGTCGCTTCCCGGGCGGCTTTTCGCGGAGATACGGTGGATTACCTGGCTTATGCCGCCTCCAAGGGGGGATTGGTTTCGTTGACGCGTTCCCTGGCCCGTGGCTACGGCAAAGACAACATCAAGGCTTTCGTGGTGGCACCGGGGTTTGTGCGCACGGATATGGCCCAGGCCTTTTTTGACCGTTACGGCGAGGATTTCGCCCTGGAAGATATCGCGTTACCGCGGTTGACCGAACCGGCGGACCTGGCGCCGCTGCTCGTGTTCCTGGCTTCCGGTGCGGGAGATCACGCGACCGGAGGCACGTTTGATATCAATGCCGGCAGCTACGTGCATTGAAAGTCTAAAGTCGAGA contains:
- a CDS encoding SDR family oxidoreductase; protein product: NAGVALESPAAMEDAAWLDNWNRTLQVNLTAAAELCRHSVRHFQATGGGRIINVASRAAFRGDTVDYLAYAASKGGLVSLTRSLARGYGKDNIKAFVVAPGFVRTDMAQAFFDRYGEDFALEDIALPRLTEPADLAPLLVFLASGAGDHATGGTFDINAGSYVH